A stretch of DNA from Limnohabitans sp. MORI2:
TGAAGTGCTCATCCAAGGCGACAGCGTCATGGCCGGTTACTGGCGCAACCCAGAAGCCACGCAAGCGGCCATTCGCGATGGCTGGTTGTTCACGGGTGACATGGGTTGCTTAGACGCGCATGGTTTTCTCACGCTGAAAGATCGCAGCAAAGACCTCATCATCAGCGGCGGCTCCAACGTGTACCCACGCGAAGTAGAAGAAGTACTGTTGCAAGCCCCAGGCGTGAGCGAAGTGGCTGTGGTGGGCGCACCTGACCCCGAGTGGGGTGAAGTCATCGTCGCTTTTGTGGTGGCGCAACCAGGCAGCACCGTTAGCGCCAAAGACCTAGACGCTTACTGCCTTAACGAAATCGCCCGCTTCAAACGCCCCAGGCGCTATGAATTGGTCGACAGCTTGCCCAAAAACAACTACGGCAAAGTACTCAAAACAGAGCTGCGCCAAAGACTCGCCCAGTCCTAGTGGTATCGTGCTGCCCCATGCAGACACAAATAGACCACCTCGTCATCGTTGCCAAAAATTTAGAACAAGGCGTGCAATGGTGCGAAGCCACTCTGGGCATCACGCCTGGACCCGGCGGCGAGCACACGCTCTACGGCACACACAACCGCTTGTTCAAGGTTGCATCCCCCGCTCACCCGATGGCCTACGTCGAAATCATCGCCATCAACCCAGCTTCTGTACGGCCCAAACGCGCTTGCCCCACTCGCTGGTACGACATGGACAACCCAGCCCTGCAAAAAGCCGTAGCCAAAGAGCCGCGCTTGGTCCACTTTGTGGTCAACACCCCCGACATCCGTGCCGCACGCATGGCCATTCGCATGCAAGGCATCGACCGCGGCCCCGCTATCCCCTGCAGTCGCCGCACCAACCGTGGCACGCTCAATTGGCAAATTTCTGTGCGCGCGGATGGACAGCGTTTGTTCGACGGCTGTATGCCCACGCTCATTCAATGGGGCAAGCCCGATGCCACCGACCCGCTGAAGCTACACCCACGCAACACCCTCACTCGCTCGGGTGTGACGCTACAAAGCATTGAAGTGAACCACCCTAGTGCAGACAAATTGCAGGGTGCTTATGACGCGATTGAACTCAAGCACATCGCAGTGACCGAAGGCCCCGCGAATTTGAAAGCCACCTTGCAAACCCCCAAGGGGCTGGTTGTTTTGTCCAGCAACGGCATTTGAGCAACTCGCTTGAATCGCCCGGCCTATTCACTCATCCCTCCTCGGGCAACGTTGCCAGCAGCACCAGACCCGCCGTCATCACAAAAGCCGTCAACCACAGCGCACCCTTAAACGTGCCGGTGGTCTGCGCCATATGACCTGCAATCACGGGGGCTAGGATTTGCGCAACGCCATAGCTCAGCGTGAGCTTGGCCATCGCTTTGCCTGGGTTGTTAGGCGCCCTGCGTCCTACCAAAGCCAACGTCATGCTCACAATGCCAATAAAAGTTGCGCCATAACCCACAGCACCCGCCAACGCGGCCCACAACGCACCCGACATCGCGGGCAACATGACCGAGAGCGTTTGCAAACAAAACGCCAACAGCAAAGCCCGCTTGTCACCCACACGCCGCGCGACCAAATCCCAAATGAAAACTGCTGGCATGGCCGCCATGCCGACCATTGCCCAAGCCAATGGGCCTTGACCTGCTAGTGCTGGCTCGCGCTCGACAATTGCCACGGTGAATGTGGCGCTGATCACAAATCCCCAACCCGCCGCAAAGTAGCTGGTCAACATCGTCCACGCCCAACGGCGTGAGCCCAAGCCTGCTGCAGGTGCTGCGTCATGCGCCACCACCACCTGCGGCGGCACAGGCGGACGCCACTTCCAAGCGGGCACAAAAAACACCAAGCCCAGCGCGGCAAACGCTAGCCATTGGTCCGACCATATGGGCCACACCTGCGACAAGCCCCACGCGCCCATGGCCGACACCACAATGCCCAGGCCTAAACCAATGAAATACAAACCGAGCTCAGGCCGGCGGCCTTGGCGCATGAGCCAACCCAACACCAAGCCAGAGCCCAACAACATGCCGGTTGCGCCGCACAAGCCACCGATGTAGCGAATCAAAGCCCAGGCAGGCATCCAACTGGTCAGCGCCATCGCAGCCACCGTGATCAAGGCCATCCACAAACCCGCGCTGTAGAGCCAATGCCGCCAGCGCACATCGTCAATCCATGTGGCCGCTAACGCACCGCTCATGTAACCGGCGTAATTGATGGCGGCCAAACCACCTGCGGCGGCATCGGTCAATCCCGTTTGGGCTTGAAGGCTTGGCAACAGAGGCGTGTAAGCAAAGCGAGCCAAACCGATGGTCAGCACCAAGCCGCAAATGCCGCCTGTGATGACTTGCCAAGGATGAAGGTGTTTATTTTGCAAACCAAGCATCTATGTCTTTGGGGCTGGTCAAGGTGCGCACATACATGTAGGCATCCTCTGCCTCGGGGTAATGCTTGCGCAAAAAATTCAACCACTGCTTCAAGCGCCCTGCTCTGTGCCGCTCGCTCACATGGCCCGACACAATTTGCCAAAACGTGTATAGGTGCGGCGGCAGATCTTGCCATTGAACTGGCACAGAGGGTGCGGGCAAACCTTGCGCTGCAGCGTCGTGCGCTTGAATGGCCCAGCCCAGTCCGGGGTTCGCAACCATGCCTCGCCCCAACATCAAGTCAAAGCAACCCGACTCAGCACGTGCTTGCAAGGCATCTTGCACATTC
This window harbors:
- a CDS encoding VOC family protein — encoded protein: MQTQIDHLVIVAKNLEQGVQWCEATLGITPGPGGEHTLYGTHNRLFKVASPAHPMAYVEIIAINPASVRPKRACPTRWYDMDNPALQKAVAKEPRLVHFVVNTPDIRAARMAIRMQGIDRGPAIPCSRRTNRGTLNWQISVRADGQRLFDGCMPTLIQWGKPDATDPLKLHPRNTLTRSGVTLQSIEVNHPSADKLQGAYDAIELKHIAVTEGPANLKATLQTPKGLVVLSSNGI
- a CDS encoding YbfB/YjiJ family MFS transporter — encoded protein: MQNKHLHPWQVITGGICGLVLTIGLARFAYTPLLPSLQAQTGLTDAAAGGLAAINYAGYMSGALAATWIDDVRWRHWLYSAGLWMALITVAAMALTSWMPAWALIRYIGGLCGATGMLLGSGLVLGWLMRQGRRPELGLYFIGLGLGIVVSAMGAWGLSQVWPIWSDQWLAFAALGLVFFVPAWKWRPPVPPQVVVAHDAAPAAGLGSRRWAWTMLTSYFAAGWGFVISATFTVAIVEREPALAGQGPLAWAMVGMAAMPAVFIWDLVARRVGDKRALLLAFCLQTLSVMLPAMSGALWAALAGAVGYGATFIGIVSMTLALVGRRAPNNPGKAMAKLTLSYGVAQILAPVIAGHMAQTTGTFKGALWLTAFVMTAGLVLLATLPEEG